Sequence from the Cinclus cinclus chromosome 21, bCinCin1.1, whole genome shotgun sequence genome:
GGCCAACGTCAGAGAGAGGCAGAGGACTCAGTCACTCAACGAAGCTTTTGCTGCCCTGAGGAAAATCATCCCCACGCTGCCCTCTGACAAACTGAGTAAAATCCAGACGCTCAAGCTGGCAGCACGGTACATAGACTTCCTCTACCAGGTGCTACAGAGCGACGAGATGGACAGTAAGATGACGAGCTGCAGTTACGTGGCTCATGAGCGGCTCAGTTATGCCTTCTCCGTGTGGAGGATGGAGGGAGCGTGGTCCATGTCGGCCTCCCACTAGCCACCGCCTGGGCTGGGCCAGCCCAAGGGGTAGgtacctgtttctcttctccTAGATGATGCTCTGGGTCTATATCCTTTCCCTTTGCCCTTTGTGGAAtgctggggatgctggtgggtttggggtcaccGACCTGGAGGCCAGCATAGGCACATCCAGTTCCTCCCGCTCTCCCCACGCCAGCGGAAATTCAAATAAATGAAGCTTCCAGAAAGGCAAAAATGAGATATgccccaaattttggggggatctggggggaaAATAATGATCAGCATACTTTTGCTCTGTGAGAATGGGGAGTAAAAGTGGGCTGGTGTTGAGATCTGGATGatgagggacagaggggaaacCGTCACCGTGTGACATTTGCCAGAAAGCACTGCTTCAGAGAAGGGCTCAGGGAGGAAAAGGTGATGGCCACAACAGGCTGACGAGGGGATCCGaaacagctgctgccacactcCAAGGGTGTctgcaccccaaaaaccccagcGCTGAGCCCCATGGTGGCtcatcccctcccagctggggGGCCAGGGGCTTGGTAGGACCCTGCGGGGCTTGGTGACGGGTTCGCCCCAGGTTGTGTTTCTCTTAAAAGAAACGAGCAGCAGATGTCGGCTGCAGTCCTAGGCTGTGCCCCTTCCCCCTCACGcagcaaaaagcaaacagaCGCAGGAGAAACTCTGCTAAATTTCTGGGTTTGTCCAGTTTCCCTTCCCCAAAGTGACGGTAAAGCAGCGGCTGGCATTAGGCGCAGTTTCTTATTTACTCTCCTCACCAAACCCTTCCCTGTCGCTTTCCATTAGCAGAAAACTACT
This genomic interval carries:
- the TWIST2 gene encoding twist-related protein 2; the encoded protein is MEESSSSPVSPVDSLGTSEEELERQPKRFGRKRRYSKKSSEDGSPNPGKRGKKSSPSSQSYEELQSQRILANVRERQRTQSLNEAFAALRKIIPTLPSDKLSKIQTLKLAARYIDFLYQVLQSDEMDSKMTSCSYVAHERLSYAFSVWRMEGAWSMSASH